One window of Dyadobacter sandarakinus genomic DNA carries:
- a CDS encoding DUF3299 domain-containing protein, translating to MKPVRIFFFLLLIVSFAAFKPAENPVKVTWETLRDVTFKKKWYAEESIYMLHPTFGPNVQKLKNQQVVITGYILPVDLEANLYVLSAFPFSACFFCGGAGPETVMTLNFKKKDTRKFKTDEKLTFSGTLKLNADDIYQMNYILDNAEIVN from the coding sequence ATGAAACCAGTCAGGATTTTCTTCTTTTTACTTCTTATTGTATCGTTTGCAGCATTTAAGCCGGCGGAGAATCCGGTAAAAGTAACCTGGGAAACACTACGGGATGTGACCTTCAAGAAGAAATGGTATGCAGAAGAATCCATTTACATGCTGCATCCTACGTTCGGGCCCAATGTGCAGAAACTGAAAAACCAACAGGTAGTGATTACGGGTTACATACTTCCCGTAGATCTGGAAGCTAACTTATATGTACTATCAGCATTCCCTTTCAGCGCGTGTTTCTTTTGCGGAGGCGCAGGGCCCGAAACGGTTATGACCCTGAATTTCAAGAAAAAGGATACAAGAAAGTTTAAAACAGACGAAAAGCTTACTTTTTCAGGAACACTGAAACTGAATGCGGACGACATTTACCAGATGAACTACATTCTCGACAATGCCGAGATCGTCAACTAA
- a CDS encoding complex I subunit 1/NuoH family protein produces MPVTLIIFLLLVPGFVVIGVYLERKVSAFIQDRLGPMEVGKWGLLQLFADLLKLLQKEDIVPRAADRWLFLIAPFIIFISVFAGFAVVPLAPGLAGSGTAVGIFFLLTIVSVDVIGLLMAGWGSNNKFALYGAMRAVAQIISYEIPLGLSILCVIMLTQTLDLQLISFQQGIYSTDTVYLFGLKSLGIDVTNVGGFLAWNIVRNPFLLIAYVVFFIASLAECNRAPFDLPEGESEIVAGFHTEYSGMRWALFMLSEYGMMLLVCLLGAILFLGSWNTPFPNIGPLKLAEWTSGEPGTIWGYISGAFWILAKAMFGILIQMWARWTLPRLRVDQLMYLGWKVLTPVGLVLFFISGVWRLIGM; encoded by the coding sequence ATGCCGGTTACTCTCATTATTTTTCTGCTCCTTGTTCCCGGCTTTGTAGTCATAGGCGTCTACCTGGAAAGGAAAGTCTCGGCTTTTATCCAGGACAGGCTGGGTCCTATGGAAGTGGGTAAATGGGGCTTGCTGCAGCTTTTCGCCGATTTGCTGAAGCTTCTTCAGAAAGAAGATATTGTTCCCCGTGCAGCGGATCGCTGGCTTTTCCTGATTGCTCCCTTCATTATTTTTATTTCTGTTTTTGCGGGCTTTGCCGTGGTGCCCCTGGCGCCGGGACTGGCAGGCTCGGGCACGGCAGTCGGTATCTTCTTCCTGCTCACGATTGTATCGGTGGATGTAATTGGTTTGCTGATGGCAGGGTGGGGTTCCAATAACAAGTTTGCATTGTATGGCGCCATGCGGGCCGTAGCGCAGATTATTTCTTATGAAATACCGCTGGGGCTTTCCATTCTTTGTGTAATCATGCTGACGCAAACGCTTGATTTGCAATTGATCAGCTTCCAGCAGGGTATTTATTCCACTGATACCGTTTATCTTTTTGGACTAAAATCGCTGGGAATAGATGTGACAAATGTGGGTGGTTTTCTGGCCTGGAACATTGTCCGGAATCCTTTTCTGCTCATCGCCTATGTAGTCTTTTTTATAGCGTCCCTTGCGGAGTGCAACCGTGCGCCATTTGACCTTCCCGAGGGTGAGTCCGAGATTGTCGCCGGCTTCCATACTGAATATTCGGGTATGCGCTGGGCGCTGTTTATGCTGTCGGAATATGGGATGATGCTGCTGGTGTGCCTGCTGGGAGCAATCCTGTTTTTGGGAAGCTGGAATACACCTTTTCCCAATATCGGTCCGTTAAAGCTGGCCGAATGGACCAGCGGTGAGCCGGGTACGATCTGGGGTTATATCTCTGGGGCATTCTGGATATTGGCAAAAGCCATGTTCGGGATCCTGATCCAGATGTGGGCACGCTGGACGCTTCCGCGGCTGCGGGTAGATCAGCTGATGTACCTGGGCTGGAAAGTGCTTACACCCGTGGGACTGGTACTCTTCTTCATTTCCGGTGTCTGGCGGCTGATCGGCATGTAA
- a CDS encoding gliding motility protein GldB-related protein, with protein MSIRFLQFAWLILLILALGSCQTDQKSEAAMEDVEVNVNYQNLDTVLYACKSVAEVQNFLDKHPHLGKVYFAHAPVPPNQLAQHLFGIMQNPGFRQFASQLDSLIGDREANIIRPFTNAFKHVKSYYPNFQAPRIELIATGFTGDDLYISDSLMIVGLDYFGGPAALYRPNVFDYQLRRYQKEYIVPSAMFFVSDRYNRLDPADRTLLADMVAYGKGYEFVKQVMPDTPDSLIVGYSEENLKRTYNSQRDIWAYLVSSKLIYENSDLKKRKFIEERPFTTEIGEKVPGAIGRWVGWRIVSKYMAGHPDVKLPELMQMEKPALLLQESGYNGELDEEE; from the coding sequence CTGATCCTACTTATACTGGCGCTTGGTTCCTGTCAGACGGACCAGAAGAGTGAGGCGGCTATGGAAGATGTTGAAGTAAATGTAAATTATCAAAACCTGGATACAGTCCTGTATGCGTGCAAATCCGTGGCAGAGGTACAAAATTTTCTTGATAAACATCCTCACTTGGGAAAGGTCTATTTCGCCCATGCGCCGGTACCCCCGAACCAGCTTGCACAACACTTGTTCGGGATCATGCAAAATCCCGGATTCAGGCAGTTTGCCAGCCAGCTCGACAGCCTGATCGGAGATCGGGAGGCGAATATTATCAGGCCTTTTACCAATGCATTCAAACATGTCAAATCATATTACCCGAATTTTCAAGCACCGAGAATTGAGCTGATCGCTACGGGGTTTACGGGTGATGACCTGTACATTTCAGATTCGCTGATGATTGTCGGGCTGGATTATTTCGGTGGTCCTGCTGCCCTTTACCGCCCCAATGTATTTGACTATCAGCTCAGGCGGTACCAGAAAGAATATATCGTTCCATCGGCTATGTTCTTTGTTTCGGACCGCTACAACCGGCTTGACCCTGCTGATCGCACCCTGCTGGCCGATATGGTTGCTTATGGAAAAGGGTATGAGTTTGTAAAACAGGTTATGCCCGACACGCCCGACAGCCTGATTGTTGGCTACTCGGAAGAGAATCTGAAGCGTACCTACAATAGTCAGAGGGATATATGGGCATACCTGGTGTCCAGCAAGCTGATTTATGAAAACAGCGACCTCAAAAAGCGCAAGTTCATCGAAGAACGGCCATTTACCACAGAAATCGGAGAGAAAGTACCGGGCGCGATCGGCCGCTGGGTAGGCTGGCGCATCGTAAGCAAGTATATGGCCGGGCACCCCGATGTGAAGCTGCCGGAGCTCATGCAGATGGAAAAACCCGCTCTCCTATTGCAGGAATCGGGATATAACGGCGAGCTGGACGAAGAGGAGTAA